The sequence CCATTCCAAACCTTCCTGATGTTCATCCAAACAAACGTTCGGATATTCCGGGAGGAATGACTACTTACACAGCTTACGCCATCCAGGCTTTGGCTTACCAGGAAATGAAAGATTACCAGGGCGTAGTAAATGCCACTTCGCAAATTATTAACTCTGGTGAGTTTGAATTGGCTGATGACTATTATCACCTGTTCAAAAAGGCCGGTAAACTGGATGACGAGATCATTATGGAATTCCAGTACTCCGATTTCAATCAGGGAGAAGGCGACCGCTTTGGCTTTTTGTTCGCACCATTTGGAATTGGTGGATGGACGCCTGTTGTAACAGGCGCAGGTGCAGGTTGGGGATTTTATGAGCCTACAATGAAGTATATTGAATTTATGCTCGACAGAGGCGAAGTTGTACGTTTAGAGACAAGTGTTATTTTCACTCCGGACGGAATAACAGCTCTTAGAAACGACTATGGTGAAATCCCTGAATGGATTACCAATACCAACCGCGAAGGCGATATTTTTAACAATAATGCCCGCCTGAATTTTGGTAGCGGCAAACATATTCAGCCTTCTACGGAATTGATTCCGGGAAGAACATCGATGGGAAGTAACAAAAACTTTATCGTTATCCGTTACTCTGAAATGTTGCTTATGTATGCTGAAGCAGTTACGCGTGGTGCAAGCGCCGGCTCTATGAGTGCTGACGATGCAGTGAACATGGTTCGTGCACGTGCAGGATTGGCCAATTTGTCGGGTGTTAGTACGCAGGATGTTCTTGACGAAAAATTTGCTGAACTGGCAATGGAGTGGGGAACACGCTATTATGATATGATACGTACTGAAAATACCGGCGAGCTCTCGCATGAAGGTAAAACTTTCACTATGGACAAAGCCTATCTGCCATTCCCGGCCGATCAGGTTGCTGAATTACCACAACTGGAAGAAGGAATCCAATAAAACGATAAAACATGAAGACTTATAATAAATTATTTATACTTGCATTGATCCTTTTTGCGTTCAGTGCATGCGATCAAAACTACATCGATGGAATATCGGCTGTAGATCCTGGAGCAGACGAAACGGCTCCTCAGGTAACCATTAACTTCCCGCCCGAAGGTTATGAAATTCAGACAAACGCTGCTATTGCATCAGTTGATATTGATTTTGAAGTGAGAGACGACATTGAAATCGGATCCATTTCGGTGACCATCGACGGTGCTGAAATTGCCAGCTACTCCGAATTTATGGATTACCGCGTGGCAATGAGAACATACACTTACGACAATGTAACCACTGGTTCGCACGTGTTAAGTGTTACAGCTACTGACCTTGACGGGAAATCGACAACAGTAACGGTAAACTTTGCCAAGTCGCCACCATATGTGCCGCAATACGACGGTGAAGTTTTCTATATGCCATTTAACAACGAATTCCGCGAGATGAATAGCCTGCAACTGGCAACCACGGTGGGAAGTCCTGGTTTTGCAGAAGGTATTCAGGGAGGAACAGCATACAGTGGAGCCGCAGATGCTTATCTGACATTCCCAACAACAATTTTAAATGGAGCAACCGAAGTTAGTGCAAGTTTCTGGCTGAAAGTTGATGCAAGTATGGACAGGGCAGGTGTATTGGTTATAGCTCCTCCGGCTGACAACAATAACGACCGTACCAAAGGTTTCCGCTTCTTCCGCGAAAATGCCAGCGGCATGCAACGCTTTAAATTAAATGCCGGAAACGGAACTGCAGACAGCTGGTTTGATGGTGGTGCTGCTGCCGATGTTGAGCCAAATACAGGCGAGTGGACACACTTTGCGTTTAGTATTTCTGAAACTAGTGCAGAAGTTTATATCAATGGAGAACTGGTAAAAGAAGGTGAATTCAGTGGAATTGACTGGACGGATTGTGATGTGATCTCAATTATGTCGGGTGCTCCAAACTGGACAGGTTGGAGCCACCTTTCTGACGGAAGTTTGATGGATGAGTTACGTATTTTTAATACTGCACTTACCAAGGAAGAAATTCATACCATAATGCTAAAAGAGCAGGCTTCTTTCTACATGGATTTTAACGGCGATTTTAAAGAAGCAGTAAGCAGCGCAGATGCAACTGTTGTTGGTAATCCAGCATTGGATTACGGTAGCGGAGTTGAAGGCGATGCATACAAAGGAGCAGCTGATTCGTACCTGACTTTCTCAACTGCCGATGTTGACGTTCAGGGAGAAGAATTCAGTGCAAGTTTCTGGTTGAATATAAATGCAACTCCGGACAGGGCAGGTATTTTGGTTATGGGACCTGAAGATTCGGCCAATCCTGATGCACAAAACGACAGAACAAGCGGTTTCCGTTTCTTCCGCGAAAATGCAGGTGGAATGCAACGTTTTAAACTGAATGCCGGTAACGGAACTGCTGATTCGTGGTTCGATGGAGGAACAGCTGCTGATGTTGATCCTACAACAGGCAACTGGGTACATATGGCATTTGCTATTTCTGGTACTGAAGCACGCGTTTATATTGATGGTGTTGAGGTAAAACAAGGTGATTTCACCGGAATTGACTGGGCTGGTTGCGACCTGCTCTCAATTATGTCGGGCTCACCACGTTTTAACGGCTGGAATCACAAGTCGGATGAAAGCTTGATGGATGAACTCTATCTGTTCAAAAAAGCACTTTCTGCTGAAGAGATTGTATTAATGATGCAAGACGGTTTGTAGAGTATACAAGGTAGTTAATAGAATTGGCCCACTGTTGAATGCAGTGGGTCAATTCAAATTTTTTCAGTATTTTAATAACACACTTATCTGCATAAATCGATGCGAATATTCCATAAATTATTATGCTTTCTGTTACTGTCAGGAATGATTGTTTCCTGTAGTGAAGATGATCCTGAAGTAGAAGAGCCAACTGAAAATCTGGCAATTACTTATGTTTACATTGGCGAAATGGCACTTTCAGCGAGCGGCGAAAATACTGGTGTTGCCATCGACGAAACGATCGAAATCCGTTTTAATACGGCAGTAAATACAGTTTCCGCCGAATCGAGCATTAATTTATTCGATGCAGATAACAACCCGCTGGAATTAACTTTTTCGTATTTCAACAGTAATCAGTTGGTAAAGGTTGATCATCAGGATCTGGATGAAAATGCATCGTACACATTAACAATTTCATCGAATTTAAAAGGTGCGAACGATGAACCATTCAATGGGCAATCCTATGAATTTTCAACGCTCACCACTCCGCTGGTTCTTGAAAGTGTGCAGATCGATGATGTGGCTTACAATCCACTCATCCGAATTACGAATATTAACAGAAAGCCGGTAATAAGTTTACAATTTGATTCTCCGGTTTCGAAAAACGATATTTCTGTTTATTCAACTTATTCCAGCAATGGAGCTACACTTGCTTCAACGCTCAATCAGGTTGATGAAAGAACAATTTCGGTTGAAATTACGCAGGAACTCGAGGGTTTTAGCAAAAATGTATTTTCCATTTCATCCGACATTGAAAATCGTATTGGCCGGCCTTTCGATGGGCTGGAACTCAACTTTTATACGCAAGCCGATACCACACCTAAATTTCCGCAAATTACCGACGAAGAGTTATTAACGCTGATTCAACAACAAACATTCAAATATTTCTGGGATTTTGCACATCCGGTTAGTGGAATGGCACGCGAACGAAACACTTCAGGAAATACTGTTACAATTGGAGGTTCAGGTTTTGGCGTTATGTCGATATTGGTGGGAATAGAACGCGGATTTATAACGCGCCAGCAAGGAATAGACAGACTGGAAACCATTGTCGATTTTTTAACCGATGCTGACCGTTTTCATGGTGTATGGCCACACTGGATGAACGGCGAAACCGGACAAACTATTCCGTTTAGCTCGAACGATGATGGCGGCGATCTGGTTGAAACGGCATTTATGATGCAGGGATTATTGACCGTACGACAGTACCTGAATTCAGGTAATTCGCAGGAATCTTCGTTGAAGGATAAGATCAACACCCTTTGGGAAACCATTGAATGGGATTGGTACACGCAAGGCGGACAAGATGTGTTGTACTGGCACTGGTCGTCAAATTATGGTTGGGAAAAAAACATGAAAATCAGAGGTTGGAATGAAGCGCTAATTATTTATGTTCTGGCTGCCTCGTCGCCAACACACACCATCGACAAAGATGTGTACACCAAAGGCTGGGCACGTGATGGAGACATGGCAAATACCGGTAATAATTCATATTACGACTACACCTTGCCGTTGCGCACTGATATGGGCGGTCCCTTGTTCTTCTCGCACTATTCGTTTTTGG comes from uncultured Draconibacterium sp. and encodes:
- a CDS encoding RagB/SusD family nutrient uptake outer membrane protein, which encodes MKKKLFIKYFTPVFLSGLLLVSVIGCTDKLDEPFENESFTSDVDYTIAEDMDLPLLGAYYGFYTRQWEEPLTLGIRGDDVNAAGDQVPMHEQDNFTYMASHWNTNSVWQNHYNDIVNIFTAIDEINKYREATGNNAMADQYISECKVMRGYLYLNIARTFGGCIVIDELDNIQNTPVSNKEQVMQYIVDEMTDAIPNLPDVHPNKRSDIPGGMTTYTAYAIQALAYQEMKDYQGVVNATSQIINSGEFELADDYYHLFKKAGKLDDEIIMEFQYSDFNQGEGDRFGFLFAPFGIGGWTPVVTGAGAGWGFYEPTMKYIEFMLDRGEVVRLETSVIFTPDGITALRNDYGEIPEWITNTNREGDIFNNNARLNFGSGKHIQPSTELIPGRTSMGSNKNFIVIRYSEMLLMYAEAVTRGASAGSMSADDAVNMVRARAGLANLSGVSTQDVLDEKFAELAMEWGTRYYDMIRTENTGELSHEGKTFTMDKAYLPFPADQVAELPQLEEGIQ
- a CDS encoding LamG domain-containing protein produces the protein MKTYNKLFILALILFAFSACDQNYIDGISAVDPGADETAPQVTINFPPEGYEIQTNAAIASVDIDFEVRDDIEIGSISVTIDGAEIASYSEFMDYRVAMRTYTYDNVTTGSHVLSVTATDLDGKSTTVTVNFAKSPPYVPQYDGEVFYMPFNNEFREMNSLQLATTVGSPGFAEGIQGGTAYSGAADAYLTFPTTILNGATEVSASFWLKVDASMDRAGVLVIAPPADNNNDRTKGFRFFRENASGMQRFKLNAGNGTADSWFDGGAAADVEPNTGEWTHFAFSISETSAEVYINGELVKEGEFSGIDWTDCDVISIMSGAPNWTGWSHLSDGSLMDELRIFNTALTKEEIHTIMLKEQASFYMDFNGDFKEAVSSADATVVGNPALDYGSGVEGDAYKGAADSYLTFSTADVDVQGEEFSASFWLNINATPDRAGILVMGPEDSANPDAQNDRTSGFRFFRENAGGMQRFKLNAGNGTADSWFDGGTAADVDPTTGNWVHMAFAISGTEARVYIDGVEVKQGDFTGIDWAGCDLLSIMSGSPRFNGWNHKSDESLMDELYLFKKALSAEEIVLMMQDGL
- a CDS encoding glucoamylase family protein gives rise to the protein MIVSCSEDDPEVEEPTENLAITYVYIGEMALSASGENTGVAIDETIEIRFNTAVNTVSAESSINLFDADNNPLELTFSYFNSNQLVKVDHQDLDENASYTLTISSNLKGANDEPFNGQSYEFSTLTTPLVLESVQIDDVAYNPLIRITNINRKPVISLQFDSPVSKNDISVYSTYSSNGATLASTLNQVDERTISVEITQELEGFSKNVFSISSDIENRIGRPFDGLELNFYTQADTTPKFPQITDEELLTLIQQQTFKYFWDFAHPVSGMARERNTSGNTVTIGGSGFGVMSILVGIERGFITRQQGIDRLETIVDFLTDADRFHGVWPHWMNGETGQTIPFSSNDDGGDLVETAFMMQGLLTVRQYLNSGNSQESSLKDKINTLWETIEWDWYTQGGQDVLYWHWSSNYGWEKNMKIRGWNEALIIYVLAASSPTHTIDKDVYTKGWARDGDMANTGNNSYYDYTLPLRTDMGGPLFFSHYSFLGLDPRNLSDQFANYWEQNVTHSKINQAYCADNPQNYVAYSDECWGLTASDGYSGYSAHSPNNDRGVLTPTAALSSMPYTPEESMEALRFFYYTLGDKLWGEYGFYDAFDFTNGWVADSYLAIDQGPIIVMIENYRTNLLWDLFMSCPEVQSGLTKLDFTY